From Saccharothrix espanaensis DSM 44229, the proteins below share one genomic window:
- a CDS encoding PucR family transcriptional regulator, producing the protein MPLTLESLAREVGLPVHVATGLDRPVAWVHSTELADPTPFLEGGELLLTTGIALGPHRAYVRRLVDAGAVGLGFGTGLSHATVPADLVAAARAAGLPLVEVPRRVPFIAITKAVSRAVAADEYANLTRTSDAQRALTRAALTSTEAVVRRLAVLIGGAVALLDASGETAHVSGELPDLREEARRLGAGPAGSAWQAGERHLAMQVLGRRGYLAVATAGPLDAADRHIVNTAASLLTLALAQSDAVDGVRRDLRTAQFRLLLAGLPVADAPAGPFRVFVLPKEVSGARPVEPPGFRAEYEGHVVVLAQEVDGPAHASGEVDAGSVARGYREALRAAEEKVATFADVPGSGLLATDAAQHAATLLAPLDAPLRESLRVWLGCHGQWDPAAAKLGVHRHTMRNRVRRAEELLGRSLDSPGVRAELWFALHAGQ; encoded by the coding sequence ATGCCGCTCACGCTGGAGAGCCTGGCCCGCGAGGTGGGCCTGCCGGTGCACGTCGCCACGGGCCTGGACCGGCCGGTCGCCTGGGTGCACAGCACCGAGCTGGCCGACCCCACGCCGTTCCTCGAAGGCGGCGAGCTGCTGCTGACCACCGGCATCGCGCTCGGCCCGCACCGCGCCTACGTGCGCCGGCTGGTCGACGCGGGCGCGGTCGGCCTGGGCTTCGGCACCGGGCTGAGCCACGCGACCGTGCCCGCCGACCTGGTCGCCGCCGCCCGCGCGGCCGGGCTGCCGCTGGTCGAGGTGCCCCGCCGGGTCCCGTTCATCGCGATCACCAAGGCCGTGTCCCGGGCCGTCGCGGCGGACGAGTACGCCAACCTGACCCGCACCAGCGACGCCCAGCGGGCGCTCACCCGGGCCGCGCTGACCTCGACCGAGGCCGTGGTGCGCCGGCTCGCCGTGCTGATCGGCGGCGCGGTGGCGCTGCTCGACGCGTCCGGCGAGACCGCGCACGTCAGCGGCGAGCTGCCCGATCTGCGCGAGGAGGCCCGCCGGCTGGGTGCCGGCCCGGCGGGCTCGGCGTGGCAGGCGGGGGAGCGGCACCTGGCGATGCAGGTCCTCGGCCGGCGCGGCTACCTCGCCGTGGCCACCGCCGGTCCACTGGACGCCGCCGACCGGCACATCGTCAACACCGCCGCCTCGCTGCTCACCCTCGCGCTCGCGCAGTCCGACGCGGTGGACGGGGTGCGCCGCGACCTGCGCACCGCCCAGTTCCGCCTGCTGCTCGCCGGGCTGCCGGTCGCCGACGCGCCGGCCGGGCCGTTCCGGGTCTTCGTGCTGCCGAAGGAGGTTTCGGGGGCGCGACCGGTCGAACCGCCGGGGTTCCGGGCCGAGTACGAGGGGCACGTGGTGGTGCTGGCGCAGGAGGTCGACGGGCCCGCGCACGCCTCGGGCGAGGTCGACGCGGGCAGCGTCGCGCGCGGCTACCGGGAAGCCCTGCGGGCCGCCGAGGAGAAGGTCGCGACCTTCGCCGACGTGCCCGGATCCGGTTTGCTGGCAACCGATGCAGCCCAGCACGCGGCCACCCTGCTGGCCCCGCTGGACGCGCCGCTGCGGGAGTCGCTGCGGGTGTGGCTGGGCTGCCACGGCCAGTGGGACCCGGCAGCGGCGAAGCTGGGCGTGCACCGGCACACCATGCGCAACCGGGTGCGCCGCGCGGAGGAGCTGCTGGGCCGTTCGCTGGACTCCCCGGGCGTGCGGGCGGAACTCTGGTTCGCCCTGCACGCCGGGCAGTAG
- the gabT gene encoding 4-aminobutyrate--2-oxoglutarate transaminase, whose product MTRLRTQIPGPRSLDLAARRKGAVAAGVGSTLPVYVERAEDGLLVDVDGNRLIDLASGIAVTGVGNPAPRVAAAVHEQIDRFSHTCFMVTPYEGYVEVCERLNALTPGTHEKRSVLFNSGAEAVENAVKIARHATGRTSVVVFDHAYHGRTNLTMALTAKNMPYKQGFGPFAPEVYRAPMSYPYRDGLTGPEAAARAIDVIEKQVGVPACVLIEPIQGEGGFIEPAPGFLAALADWCRERGALLVADEIQTGFCRTGAWFAAEHQDVVPDLVTTAKGIAGGLPLAAVTGRAEVMDAVHSGGLGGTYGGNPIACAAALGAIDTMAELDLNAAARRIEATVLPRLRAAVGRHGDVRGRGAMLAVEFADRTPEVAARVAGACHAAGVVVLTCGTHGNVIRLLPPLVIPDGVLDEGVAVLEQAIVEGVGR is encoded by the coding sequence GTGACCCGACTGCGCACCCAGATCCCCGGCCCCCGGTCGTTGGACCTCGCCGCCCGCCGCAAGGGCGCCGTCGCGGCCGGCGTCGGCTCGACCCTCCCGGTCTACGTCGAGCGCGCCGAGGACGGGCTGCTGGTCGACGTGGACGGCAACCGGCTGATCGACCTCGCGTCGGGCATCGCGGTCACCGGCGTCGGCAATCCCGCGCCGCGCGTGGCGGCGGCCGTGCACGAGCAGATCGACCGGTTCAGCCACACGTGCTTCATGGTCACGCCCTACGAGGGGTACGTGGAGGTGTGCGAGCGGCTCAACGCGCTGACGCCCGGCACGCACGAGAAGCGCTCGGTGCTGTTCAACTCCGGCGCGGAAGCCGTGGAGAACGCGGTGAAGATCGCCCGCCACGCCACCGGGCGCACGTCGGTCGTCGTGTTCGACCACGCCTACCACGGGCGCACGAACCTCACGATGGCGTTGACCGCCAAGAACATGCCGTACAAGCAGGGTTTCGGGCCGTTCGCCCCCGAGGTGTACCGCGCGCCGATGTCCTACCCGTACCGCGACGGGCTCACCGGCCCCGAAGCCGCCGCGCGGGCGATCGACGTGATCGAGAAGCAGGTCGGGGTCCCCGCCTGCGTGCTGATCGAGCCCATCCAGGGCGAGGGCGGGTTCATCGAGCCCGCGCCGGGGTTCCTGGCCGCGCTGGCGGACTGGTGCCGGGAGCGCGGCGCGCTGCTGGTCGCCGACGAGATCCAGACCGGGTTCTGCCGCACCGGCGCGTGGTTCGCCGCCGAGCACCAGGACGTGGTGCCCGACCTGGTCACCACCGCCAAGGGCATCGCCGGCGGGCTGCCGCTGGCCGCGGTGACCGGGCGCGCCGAGGTGATGGACGCCGTGCACAGCGGCGGGCTGGGCGGCACGTACGGGGGCAACCCGATCGCCTGCGCCGCCGCGCTCGGCGCGATCGACACCATGGCCGAACTCGACCTCAACGCCGCCGCCCGGCGGATCGAGGCCACCGTCCTCCCCCGGCTGCGCGCCGCCGTCGGCCGGCACGGCGACGTGCGCGGGCGCGGCGCGATGCTCGCGGTCGAGTTCGCCGACCGGACCCCCGAGGTCGCCGCGCGGGTGGCCGGCGCGTGCCACGCGGCCGGCGTGGTCGTCCTCACCTGCGGGACCCACGGGAACGTCATCCGCCTCCTGCCGCCGCTGGTGATCCCCGACGGGGTGCTGGACGAGGGCGTGGCGGTGCTGGAACAGGCAATTGTCGAAGGAGTCGGACGATGA
- a CDS encoding aldehyde dehydrogenase family protein, protein MNTPYWVAGQATSSADVVEVRSPYDGALAGTTSNATAQDVERAVAAAADVAEEFASLPAHARSAALDHVSRRLAERAEEVAALITAESGKPLKWSRMEVARAVSTFRWAAEEARRFSGELQRLDTDPAATGRLALVRRSPRGVVLGIAPFNFPLNLVAHKVAPAIAVGAPIVLKPAPATPLVALLLGSILAETDLPAGSWSVIPVPNEVAGELVADPRLPVVSFTGSGPVGYGILDRVPRKHVVLELGGNAAAVVCPDWADLDWAAQRIATFAMYQGGQSCISVQRVYLHADVYDAVAEAVVAHVRKLGTGAPQDPSTDVGPLINEAAAQRVESWVDEAVAAGATLLTGGTRDGAVYAPTVLADVPADCKVVDEEVFGPVVVLTRVASVEEAFDKVNDSRFGLQAGLFTTDVRLAFKASKRLAVGGVIVGDVPSFRADQMPYGGVKESGTGREGVHAAMTDLTEEHVLVLTGLDL, encoded by the coding sequence ATGAACACCCCGTACTGGGTCGCCGGGCAGGCCACGTCGAGCGCGGACGTCGTGGAGGTGCGCAGCCCGTACGACGGCGCGCTCGCCGGGACGACGTCGAACGCGACGGCGCAGGACGTCGAACGGGCCGTGGCCGCCGCGGCCGACGTGGCCGAGGAGTTCGCCTCGCTGCCCGCGCACGCCCGCTCCGCCGCGCTGGACCACGTGTCCCGCCGGCTGGCCGAGCGCGCCGAGGAGGTCGCGGCGCTGATCACCGCGGAGTCCGGCAAGCCGCTCAAGTGGTCCCGGATGGAGGTGGCACGGGCGGTCTCGACGTTCCGCTGGGCCGCCGAGGAGGCCCGCCGGTTCTCCGGCGAGCTCCAGCGGCTGGACACCGACCCGGCCGCGACCGGCCGGCTGGCGCTGGTCCGCCGGTCGCCGCGTGGCGTGGTGCTGGGCATCGCGCCGTTCAACTTCCCGCTCAACCTGGTGGCGCACAAGGTCGCGCCGGCCATCGCGGTGGGCGCGCCGATCGTCCTCAAGCCCGCCCCGGCCACCCCGCTGGTGGCGCTGCTGCTGGGCTCGATCCTGGCCGAGACCGACCTGCCGGCGGGCTCCTGGTCGGTGATCCCGGTGCCCAACGAGGTCGCCGGCGAGCTGGTCGCCGACCCGCGCCTGCCGGTCGTGTCGTTCACCGGGTCCGGCCCGGTCGGCTATGGGATCCTCGACCGGGTGCCGCGCAAGCACGTCGTGCTGGAACTGGGCGGCAACGCCGCCGCCGTCGTCTGCCCGGACTGGGCGGACCTGGACTGGGCGGCGCAGCGGATCGCCACCTTCGCGATGTACCAGGGCGGGCAGTCGTGCATCTCGGTGCAGCGGGTGTACCTGCACGCCGACGTGTACGACGCGGTGGCCGAGGCGGTCGTGGCGCACGTGCGCAAGCTCGGCACCGGCGCGCCGCAGGACCCGTCGACCGACGTCGGCCCGCTGATCAACGAGGCCGCCGCGCAGCGGGTGGAGAGCTGGGTGGACGAGGCCGTGGCGGCGGGCGCGACCCTGCTCACCGGCGGCACCCGGGACGGGGCGGTCTACGCGCCGACCGTGCTGGCCGACGTGCCGGCCGACTGCAAGGTGGTCGACGAGGAGGTCTTCGGCCCGGTGGTCGTGCTGACCAGGGTGGCGTCGGTCGAGGAGGCGTTCGACAAGGTCAACGACTCCCGGTTCGGCCTTCAGGCGGGCCTGTTCACCACCGACGTGCGGCTGGCGTTCAAGGCGTCCAAGCGCCTGGCGGTCGGCGGTGTGATCGTCGGCGACGTCCCGAGCTTCCGCGCCGACCAGATGCCCTACGGCGGCGTGAAGGAGTCCGGCACCGGCCGCGAGGGCGTGCACGCCGCGATGACCGACCTGACCGAGGAACACGTCCTGGTCCTCACCGGCCTCGACCTGTAA
- a CDS encoding effector-associated domain 2-containing protein, with product MSVDSPPLHHTILAIDIERWGDPARTDGHRRIMHSGLFAAVRQAFADISVEWASCVFENTGDGMLVLIPATVSGGHLMDLLPSRITAAVRRHNDVSATEARMRLRIALHEGPVRVVPDGQISTAITVACRLLESAELRAAHRVSGEPVTIMVSDLFYRNAIHHDPATEPERYRRVAVTVKELTEHAWIRSPAATPRPLRLSEATEPSPAQPSPAQPSPPERAPAEPTRAVNGVVPPHRPADRPDPLDELVEALEAVPSMRDHHSRETVLDLLPAGISGDVPRNSRTRAFVVGLVLTCRKFEGGFDHLRVALGRVEGDTIPMRRVHLAIEPWVAL from the coding sequence TTGTCAGTCGACAGCCCCCCGCTGCACCACACGATCCTCGCGATCGACATCGAGCGGTGGGGTGATCCGGCCCGCACCGACGGGCACCGCCGCATCATGCACAGCGGCCTGTTCGCCGCGGTGCGCCAGGCGTTCGCCGACATCTCGGTCGAGTGGGCGTCCTGCGTGTTCGAGAACACCGGTGACGGGATGCTCGTCCTCATCCCGGCCACGGTGTCCGGCGGGCACCTGATGGACCTGCTGCCCTCCCGCATCACCGCGGCCGTCCGGCGGCACAACGACGTCTCGGCGACCGAGGCGCGCATGCGGCTGCGGATAGCCCTGCACGAGGGGCCGGTGCGGGTGGTCCCGGACGGGCAGATCTCCACCGCGATCACCGTGGCGTGCCGGTTGCTCGAGTCGGCCGAACTCCGCGCGGCGCATCGGGTCTCGGGCGAGCCGGTGACGATCATGGTGTCGGACCTGTTCTACCGCAACGCGATCCACCACGACCCGGCGACCGAACCCGAGCGGTACCGCAGGGTCGCGGTCACGGTGAAGGAACTGACCGAGCACGCGTGGATCCGCTCGCCCGCCGCCACACCCCGCCCGCTCCGGTTGTCCGAAGCGACAGAGCCCTCCCCCGCGCAGCCCTCCCCCGCGCAGCCCTCCCCGCCGGAGCGCGCCCCGGCAGAGCCGACCCGGGCGGTGAACGGGGTGGTGCCGCCGCACCGGCCCGCCGACCGCCCGGACCCGCTCGACGAGCTGGTCGAGGCGCTGGAGGCGGTGCCGTCGATGCGCGACCACCACAGCCGGGAGACCGTGCTCGACCTGCTGCCGGCCGGGATCTCCGGCGACGTCCCGCGCAACAGCCGGACCAGGGCCTTCGTCGTCGGCCTGGTGCTCACCTGCCGGAAGTTCGAGGGCGGTTTCGACCACCTCCGGGTGGCGCTGGGCCGGGTGGAGGGCGACACCATCCCGATGCGACGGGTCCACCTGGCGATCGAGCCCTGGGTCGCACTCTGA